A single window of Vigna unguiculata cultivar IT97K-499-35 chromosome 1, ASM411807v1, whole genome shotgun sequence DNA harbors:
- the LOC114188858 gene encoding uncharacterized protein LOC114188858: MVDDNSRSKEGLVIEDVESMTIQGVAPKDTKTKLGSMSIDQFLKENGSADDEDKNIQNGSEEAEQYVGDGNTYQDEDGELNEKEGTKKKRTRGPTQCLAIHGRSMQDRPEVVLDADGEPIGLIDKIVTDLSYFLGTIARNSTFCPLIYTSFKALLKDKDNKAHIWTYVLEKFNISDKGEKAVFTRINDAWRRYKSFIKKKHFSKYSTLKDRLKHRPLFLSEAHFKQLLKYWNISIIQRTKKEVGEKVTQAEMFITTRQRREGRKGKELDEETHNAIIKLQGSIQNSSDSVEQTFKSLFGKEKPGRVRCYRKTMKPSQFRKNEEIAAIKKEHANAISGMEKKIQDLRAIVNFVVRQQNPDLDEKDLNNMMAHVLGKESSATGPYSSESTDDLQLEDNEDHEDNEGYEDYEDNLIE, encoded by the exons ATGGTAGATGATAACTCAAGATCTAAGGAAGGACTAGTGATTGAAGATGTTGAATCAATGACAATACAAGGTGTTGCTCCTAAggatacaaaaacaaaattggggTCAATGTCAATTGATCAATTTCTTAAAGAAAATGGAAGCGCTGATGATGaagacaaaaatattcaaaatggaAGTGAGGAGGCGGAACAATATGTTGGAGATGGAAATACATACCAAGATGAAGATGGTgaattgaatgaaaaagaag GgacaaagaagaaaagaacaagAGGACCAACTCAATGCTTAGCAATACACGGAAGATCAATGCAAGACCGTCCAGAAGTTGTATTGGATGCAGATGGAGAACCTATTGGTTTGATTGACAAAATTGTAACTGACTTGAGTTATTTCCTTGGCACAATAGCGAGGAATTCAACCTTTTGTCCCTTGATTTACACAAGTTTCAAAGCTTTACtcaaagataaagataataagGCTCATATATGGACATATGTTCTG gAAAAGTTCAATATTAGTGATAAAGGAGAGAAAGCCGTATTTACTCGTATAAATGATGCATGGAGACGCTACAAAagttttatcaagaaaaaacacTTTTCAAAGTACTCCACATTGAAGGATCGGCTAAAACATCGTCCTTTATTCCTTTCTGAAGCTCATTTCAAGCAATTGCTCAAATATTGGAACATTAGTATTATCCAg CGTACCAAGAAAGAGGTAGGAGAAAAAGTTACTCAAGCTGAAATGTTTATTACAACTCGTCAACGTCGAGAAGGCcgaaaaggaaaagaattggATGAAGAAACACATAATGCTATT atTAAGCTTCAAGGTTCCATTCAAAACTCAAGTGATTCTGTAGAACAAACATTTAAATCACTGTTTGGAAAAGAAAAGCCTGGAAGGGTACGTTGTTACAGAAAGACTATGAAACCATCACAATTtaggaaaaatgaagaaattgcTGCCATCAAGAAAGAACATGCAAACGCAATTAGTGGTatggaaaagaaaatacaaGATCTACGAGCAATTGTAAATTTTGTGGTAAGGCAACAAAATCCAGATTTAGATGAAAAGGACTTAAATAATATGATGGCACACGTTTTAGGTAAAGAAAGTAGTGCAACAGGGCCATATTCATCTGAATCAACCGATGATCTACAG CTAGAAGACAATGAAGATCATGAAGACAATGAAGGCTATGAAGATTATGAAGACAATCTTATAGAATAA